The Pseudonocardia broussonetiae DNA segment CCGTAGACCGCGTAGTCGTAGGTCTCGATGGTGTTGCCGGCGGCTGCCGCGAAGGTGACCCGCCGCATCGTCCGGGCGGACGGGAGGGCGGGATCGGAGGAGGTGGTGGACATCGGTGGCTCCCGGGTCGGCGGTGACGGAGGGACCTGCGGACGCGACAGCACCGCCCCTCGGGGCGCCACCGACGTCAGGCGCGCGCGGGAGACTCCGGCGCACCGGCCCGGGTCCGCGAGAGGACCAGAGCCTGGCCAGAGAGTAAGGACGACAACCTGTCGAGTCAAGCATCAGGTTGACGATTCAGATGGTCAGCGGAGCTGCAGCGCGTCCATCCAGAGGTCGCAGACGACGTCGAGCAGCACATCCCGGTCGATGGTGAAGACCTCCTGGACGATGGCGCGGAAGCACAGCTGGTCCAACTGCATGACCATCAGCTGGACCCGCAACCGGCGGCCCTCCCGCTCCTCCTCCGGGAACTGGGCGAGGTACTCGTGGAGCTCGGCGGCCAGCTCGTCCAGCTGGTCCTTCCAGCGGGCGGCCACCTCGAGATCGCTCGCCATCGCCTCGTGGATCGCCGGGAGCAGCGCCGCCTGCTCCTCCCACCAGGTCAGCGCCTTGTCCAGCACCGCCCGCAGCGCCTCCGCACCACCCTCGGCGAGCCCCTCGTCCAGCATCGCCCAGTAGCGACTGGTCTGCTTCTCCCGCACCTCGGCGTAGACCTCGTTGAACACCGCCGCCTTGTTGGTGAAGTGCAGGTAGAAGGTCGCGCGGTTGACCCCGGCCGCTTTCGTGACGTCACCGATCGAGGCTCGGCCGTACCCGTTCTCCTCGAACACCCGCCGAGCCGCCGCGACGATCCGACGACGGGTCAGCAGGCGCTGCTCCTCCCGGACCGTCAGCAGGCCGGGTTGCTCGTCTGCGACAGGTGGGGGCATGGGCGGATGATAGTTGCGGACCAGCGACGACCCGGGCCCGACGACCCGGGCCGGTCAGATCGACGCGAGCCCCTTGCGCACCGCCCACAGCGCCGCCTGCGTGCGCGACTCGAGACCGAGCTTGGCCAGCACGTGGCTCAGGTGCGTCTGCACCGTCCGCTCGCCGATGGACAAGGTCCGGGCGACCTCGCGGTTGGACCGGCCCTGCGCGACGAGCACGAGCACGTCGCGCTCCCGCGCGGTGAGCGGCACGTCCTCCTGCTGCTGCGCCTCCGTGAGGGAGTGGGTGATCGTCCGCGTCACGGTCTGGTCGAGGTGGACCCCGCCGCGGTGCGCCTCGCGGATCGCGTGGACGATCTCGTCGACCTGGGCGTCCTTGAGCACGTACCCGGCGGCGCCTGCGGTGAGGGCCGCGTGCACCCGGTGCACCTCGCCGAAGCTCGTCAGGACGACCACCTGGACGCCGGGCCGGCACCGCCGGATCTCCGCCGTGGCGGCCACGCCGTCCAGGTCGTGCATCACGAGGTCCATGAGGACCACGTGCGGGGCCCTGCCCTGCCGGGCGAGGTGGTCGATCCGCTGGAGCGCGGAACGGCCGGTGGCCGCCTCACCGACGAGCTCCACATCGGGTACGGCGTCGAGGAACACCCGCAGGCCCATCCGGACGACGGCGTGGTCGTCCACGACGAACACCCGGATCGGGGGCGGACCGGCGGGGCTCACGACGCCGCCTCCCCCGGCAGGGCCCGCGGGACGACGACCCGGACGGAGCTGCCCGCCCCGGGCGTCGCGTCGATCGTGAGTTCGCCGCCGAGGCGCTCGGCGCGCTCCCGCATGGACGTGAGGCCGATGCCGCGCGCGGACCGGGCCGGGTCGAACCCGCGCCCGTCGTCGACGACCTCGAGCACGAGCGTCGTGGGGTCGTCGGCCTGCGG contains these protein-coding regions:
- a CDS encoding response regulator; amino-acid sequence: MSPAGPPPIRVFVVDDHAVVRMGLRVFLDAVPDVELVGEAATGRSALQRIDHLARQGRAPHVVLMDLVMHDLDGVAATAEIRRCRPGVQVVVLTSFGEVHRVHAALTAGAAGYVLKDAQVDEIVHAIREAHRGGVHLDQTVTRTITHSLTEAQQQEDVPLTARERDVLVLVAQGRSNREVARTLSIGERTVQTHLSHVLAKLGLESRTQAALWAVRKGLASI
- a CDS encoding TetR/AcrR family transcriptional regulator, whose amino-acid sequence is MPPPVADEQPGLLTVREEQRLLTRRRIVAAARRVFEENGYGRASIGDVTKAAGVNRATFYLHFTNKAAVFNEVYAEVREKQTSRYWAMLDEGLAEGGAEALRAVLDKALTWWEEQAALLPAIHEAMASDLEVAARWKDQLDELAAELHEYLAQFPEEEREGRRLRVQLMVMQLDQLCFRAIVQEVFTIDRDVLLDVVCDLWMDALQLR